From a single Lineus longissimus chromosome 16, tnLinLong1.2, whole genome shotgun sequence genomic region:
- the LOC135500450 gene encoding transient receptor potential cation channel subfamily A member 1 homolog isoform X2 yields MSEIAGMDESPVGKYRPTVTDALVTAPVEMATLVPAPGLIQGESLEKLNITLHQCARDGNPDIMRLLLDQMSQRQLKKKINKRDEDFQSPLHYAARYNHFGIVKLLVERGAVVNIEDEEKATPLHYAARYRRQKVPHVSDSLHDVNLIEGSRRSSKQTLEGDSPGTPKKDTPDGETSGCTSPRENLNSLPSSPSKQIQSIIRYLVKKAADVNHKDEYGLTPLHFAAMKGNEIAASELLGINNIDIEATDKQDMTALHLAATHNQPAVARLLIDMGAQLRCIDEELSTPLHLACMEGSEMIMKMLFEAGEKMDGWVTVSQMVTDQDMDQSTPLHKAVEGGHHAVAKECIERGADVNTCRGGWNTCLHLAAVTGDQDIVKLLLDNNARIDSLNDQQETALHRAAAFDQTDVCEVLLERGALVEKKNKDNFTPLLVAANKGHERTVKCLMRRRADVFAMDKNEKTAIYWAAAEDKLAALKMLLSHPTVILANLIDIGDRYGNTPLHVAAEKGYVRIVKCLLEHKAGKGLKNEDEQTPIHLASKFGRTNVIRELISANKLLVNDEDEDSNTPLHMAAQYGQVKAVKVLILNGANIQARNCSMWTPLDCAAAGGWYETMKVLLKNDCPVDPLDKSKTTPLHLASEKGHEPCVELLLEWNANVGLRDSDGMNCLDLAIDNNNKNVALAIINSQNWVDAMRNETLDPVTNFRDTPMRKLIRKMPEVAEQVFNRCCTPNHRNPENPKYQVIFDYEFLDDMYSCWKEIPDAASEADSVDEGAYNEDYQLKPDSTPYTQDTTTMKTNHPLKIMVTSKRKDLLAHPLVTALLRHKWNSYGRYFYYINLCFYLIFLTFLTMYIVLMVEIAPYKFANNPDIDKYNGTQCERVQQYRAAEGNPLKPMAYAEVCKYFIIIFTVLQILRELFQFFQARLNYLGWENTIEWLTHMTALLLVIDFEGCQRETGLRLAWQWQLGAIAVFWAWIDLVLFIRKVPTFGIYVVMFTDVLRTFTRFFPVFFLFIVAFALSFYTLLANQVPFRGFIPSLIKTSVMMTGDVAYDNIFNDMHASPVIDPSIQTWYEVATTIQFVIFLFVMVILIMNLLVGLAVDDIKGVQEQAVLQRLAMQVELALDVECFVPMFISRKFVVKSQKFKPNRQRNWIQKIFRIDKSLSARRIAEQLYQDTESTEQDKLSTQVENVENRVKHIEYMLKTLIKQSNIQFEAVDEEAEERFSW; encoded by the exons ATGAGTGAGATAGCAGGCATGGACGAATCTCCCGTAGGAAAGTATCGTCCGACGGTGACGGATGCACTGGTTACCGCTCCCGTTGAGATGGCAACGCTGGTGCCTGCGCCTGGCCTCATCCAGGGTGAGAGTCTGGAGAAACTCAATATAACTCTTCACCAG TGTGCCAGAGATGGTAACCCTGATATCATGCGTCTACTCTTGGACCAAATGTCCCAGCGGCAACTCAAGAAGAAGATAAACAAACGAGATGAGGACTTTCAGAGCCCCCTTCATTACGCTGCGCGGTACAATCACTTTGGGATTGTCAAGTTACTTGTGGAGAGAGGCGCAG TTGTGAATATCGAGGACGAAGAAAAGGCCACCCCACTGCATTATGCCGCCCGCTACAGAAGACAAAAGGTTCCACATGTCAGTGACTCCCTGCACGACGTCAACCTCATTGAG GGGTCTCGGAGAAGTTCGAAACAGACT CTCGAAGGCGATAGTCCTGGGACCCCCAAGAAGGACACTCCGGATGGTGAGACAAGTGGCTGTACCTCACCGCGGGAGAATCTTAACAGCTTGCCAAGTTCGCCATCAAAACAGATCCAGAGTATCATCCGGTACCTCGTCAAGAAAGCCGCAGATGTCAATCACAAAGATGAGTATGGATTGACGCCGCTACATTTTGCAGCCATGAAGGGGAACGAGATCGCAGCCTCTGAGCTTCTGGGGATAAATAACATAGATATTGAG GCGACGGACAAACAAGACATGACTGCACTCCACTTGGCTGCCACCCACAACCAGCCTGCCGTCGCCAGACTCCTCATCGACATGGGAGCGCAGTTGAGATGCATCGACGAAGAACTGAGCACACCGCTTCATCTCGCCTGCATGGAGGGGAGCgagatgatcatgaagatgctgtTTGAAGCTGGCGAGAAGATGGATGGATGGGTCACGGTCTCGCAGATGGTGACGGATCAGGATATGGACCAGAGTACACCGCTGCATAAGGCGGTGGAAGGCGGACATCATGCTGTCGCAAAGGAATGTATTGAAAGAG GTGCCGACGTAAACACTTGTCGTGGTGGTTGGAACACGTGCCTCCATCTTGCCGCGGTCACAGGAGATCAGGACATTGTTAAGCTACTCCTTGACAACAACGCCAGGATTGATTCCCTGAATGACCAGCAGGAGACCGCTCTCCACCGAGCTGCTGCCTTTGACCAAACCGATGTATGTGAGGTTCTTCTTGAAAG GGGAGCGCTGGTTGAAAAGAAGAACAAAGACAACTTCACACCCCTCCTGGTCGCTGCCAATAAGGGACATGAGAGGACGGTGAAATGTCTGATGCGGCGCCGGGCCGATGTGTTTGCCATGGACAAAAATGAGAAGACTGCCATCTATTGGGCAGCAGCAGAGGATAAGTTGGCGGCATTAAAG ATGCTGCTTAGTCATCCCACAGTTATACTGGCAAACTTGATAGATATCGGCGATCGTTATGGTAACACTCCTCTCCATGTTGCTGCAGAGAAGGGCTATGTCAGGATTGTAAAG TGCCTGTTGGAACATAAAGCTGGGAAGGGTCTGAAGAATGAAGATGAACAGACGCCGATTCATCTGGCGAGCAAGTTTGGGAGAACAAA CGTCATCCGAGAATTGATCAGCGCCAACAAGTTACTTGTAAATGATGAGGACGAAGATTCGAACACGCCGCTCCATATGGCCGCCCAGTACGGGCAGGTGAAGGCCGTCAAGGTCCTCATTCTAAACGGCGCAAATATCCAAGCACGGAACTGCAGTATGTGGACGCCGCTCGATTGCGCTGCAGCAGGCGGGTGGTACGAGACGATGAAAGTTCTGTTGAAGAATGATTGTCCTGTTGACCCACTAGATAAATCCAAG ACTACTCCGCTTCATCTAGCGTCAGAAAAAGGTCATGAACCCTGCGTTGAACTCCTCCTCGAATGGAATGCAAATGTCGGACTGAGGGACAGTGACGGCATGAACTGCCTTGATCTAGCCATCGATAACAACAACAA GAATGTGGCATTGGCGATTATCAACTCACAGAATTGGGTGGACGCCATGCGAAATGAGACACTGGATCCGGTGACCAACTTCAGGGACACGCCAATGAGAAAACTCATCAGGAAGATGCCAG AAGTAGCAGAACAGGTGTTTAATCGTTGCTGCACCCCCAACCACAGAAACCCCGAGAATCCGAAGTACCAGGTGATATTTGACTATGAGTTCCTTGACGACATGTACTCCTGCTGGAAAGAGATTCCTGATGCAGCATCTGAGGCGGATTCAGTCGACG AAGGTGCCTACAATGAAGACTACCAGCTGAAGCCAGACTCAACCCCCTACACGCAGGACACCACCACCATGAAGACAAACCATCCACTCAAGATCATG GTAACATCGAAACGTAAAGACCTCCTTGCCCACCCGCTGGTGACCGCATTGCTCCGCCACAAGTGGAACAGCTATGGACGCTACTTCTACTACATCAACCTTTGTTTCTATCTCATCTTCTTGACCTTCCTCACCATGTACATCGTCCTAATGGTGGAAATTGCTCCTTACAAATTTGC GAACAACCCAGATATTGACAAATACAATGGTACGCAGTGTGAGAGAGTTCAGCAGTACAGAGCAGCCGAAGGAAACCCATTAAAACCAATGGCGTATGCTGAAGTatgcaaatatttcatcattatCTTCACAGTATTACAGATTTTACGAGAG CTGTTTCAGTTCTTCCAAGCTCGTCTTAACTACCTTGGGTGGGAGAACACCATTGAGTGGCTCACCCACATGACTGCTCTTCTCCTTGTCATCGACTTTGAGGGATGTCAACGAGAAACGGGGCTGAGATTA GCTTGGCAGTGGCAGCTGGGAGCAATAGCGGTCTTCTGGGCCTGGATCGACTTGGTCCTTTTCATCAGGAAGGTGCCCACATTTGGTATCTACGTAGTGATGTTCACCGACGTGCTCAGGACGTTCACGCGATTCTTCCCCGTTTTTTTCCTCTTCATAGTGGCCTTTGCTCTCAGCTTCTACACTCTACTGGCAAACCAG GTACCTTTCCGCGGCTTCATCCCTTCGCTTATCAAGACAAGCGTGATGATGACAGGGGATGTTGCGTACGACAACATCTTTAACGACATGCACGCAAGCCCGGTGATCGACCCGAGCATCCAGACGTGGTACGAGGTGGCCACAACAATCCAGTTTGTGATATTCCTGTTTGTGATGGTCATTCTAATAATGAATTTGCTG GTTGGTTTGGCTGTGGATGATATCAAAGGTGTACAAGAGCAAGCTGTGTTACAAAGACTAGCTATGCAG GTTGAGCTAGCCCTCGATGTCGAGTGTTTTGTCCCGATGTTCATCAGCCGAAAGTTCGTGGTGAAGAGTCAGAAATTCAAGCCAAACAGACAACGGAACTGGATCCAGAAAATCTTCCGTATCGACAAATCGTTGTCAGCACGAAGGATCGCAGAGCAGCTTTATCAGGACACG GAATCAACTGAGCAGGATAAGTTGTCTACACAAGTTGAGAACGTGGAGAATCGTGTCAAACATATCGAGTACATGTTGAAGACCTTGATTAAACAGAGCAATATCCAGTTTGAGGCAGTCGATGAAGAGGCAGAGGAGAGATTCTCTTGGTAG
- the LOC135500450 gene encoding transient receptor potential cation channel subfamily A member 1 homolog isoform X3: MSEIAGMDESPVGKYRPTVTDALVTAPVEMATLVPAPGLIQGESLEKLNITLHQCARDGNPDIMRLLLDQMSQRQLKKKINKRDEDFQSPLHYAARYNHFGIVKLLVERGAVVNIEDEEKATPLHYAARYRRQKVPHVSDSLHDVNLIELEGDSPGTPKKDTPDGETSGCTSPRENLNSLPSSPSKQIQSIIRYLVKKAADVNHKDEYGLTPLHFAAMKGNEIAASELLGINNIDIEATDKQDMTALHLAATHNQPAVARLLIDMGAQLRCIDEELSTPLHLACMEGSEMIMKMLFEAGEKMDGWVTVSQMVTDQDMDQSTPLHKAVEGGHHAVAKECIERGADVNTCRGGWNTCLHLAAVTGDQDIVKLLLDNNARIDSLNDQQETALHRAAAFDQTDVCEVLLERGALVEKKNKDNFTPLLVAANKGHERTVKCLMRRRADVFAMDKNEKTAIYWAAAEDKLAALKMLLSHPTVILANLIDIGDRYGNTPLHVAAEKGYVRIVKCLLEHKAGKGLKNEDEQTPIHLASKFGRTNVIRELISANKLLVNDEDEDSNTPLHMAAQYGQVKAVKVLILNGANIQARNCSMWTPLDCAAAGGWYETMKVLLKNDCPVDPLDKSKTTPLHLASEKGHEPCVELLLEWNANVGLRDSDGMNCLDLAIDNNNKNVALAIINSQNWVDAMRNETLDPVTNFRDTPMRKLIRKMPEVAEQVFNRCCTPNHRNPENPKYQVIFDYEFLDDMYSCWKEIPDAASEADSVDEGAYNEDYQLKPDSTPYTQDTTTMKTNHPLKIMVTSKRKDLLAHPLVTALLRHKWNSYGRYFYYINLCFYLIFLTFLTMYIVLMVEIAPYKFANNPDIDKYNGTQCERVQQYRAAEGNPLKPMAYAEVCKYFIIIFTVLQILRELFQFFQARLNYLGWENTIEWLTHMTALLLVIDFEGCQRETGLRLAWQWQLGAIAVFWAWIDLVLFIRKVPTFGIYVVMFTDVLRTFTRFFPVFFLFIVAFALSFYTLLANQVPFRGFIPSLIKTSVMMTGDVAYDNIFNDMHASPVIDPSIQTWYEVATTIQFVIFLFVMVILIMNLLVGLAVDDIKGVQEQAVLQRLAMQVELALDVECFVPMFISRKFVVKSQKFKPNRQRNWIQKIFRIDKSLSARRIAEQLYQDTESTEQDKLSTQVENVENRVKHIEYMLKTLIKQSNIQFEAVDEEAEERFSW, encoded by the exons ATGAGTGAGATAGCAGGCATGGACGAATCTCCCGTAGGAAAGTATCGTCCGACGGTGACGGATGCACTGGTTACCGCTCCCGTTGAGATGGCAACGCTGGTGCCTGCGCCTGGCCTCATCCAGGGTGAGAGTCTGGAGAAACTCAATATAACTCTTCACCAG TGTGCCAGAGATGGTAACCCTGATATCATGCGTCTACTCTTGGACCAAATGTCCCAGCGGCAACTCAAGAAGAAGATAAACAAACGAGATGAGGACTTTCAGAGCCCCCTTCATTACGCTGCGCGGTACAATCACTTTGGGATTGTCAAGTTACTTGTGGAGAGAGGCGCAG TTGTGAATATCGAGGACGAAGAAAAGGCCACCCCACTGCATTATGCCGCCCGCTACAGAAGACAAAAGGTTCCACATGTCAGTGACTCCCTGCACGACGTCAACCTCATTGAG CTCGAAGGCGATAGTCCTGGGACCCCCAAGAAGGACACTCCGGATGGTGAGACAAGTGGCTGTACCTCACCGCGGGAGAATCTTAACAGCTTGCCAAGTTCGCCATCAAAACAGATCCAGAGTATCATCCGGTACCTCGTCAAGAAAGCCGCAGATGTCAATCACAAAGATGAGTATGGATTGACGCCGCTACATTTTGCAGCCATGAAGGGGAACGAGATCGCAGCCTCTGAGCTTCTGGGGATAAATAACATAGATATTGAG GCGACGGACAAACAAGACATGACTGCACTCCACTTGGCTGCCACCCACAACCAGCCTGCCGTCGCCAGACTCCTCATCGACATGGGAGCGCAGTTGAGATGCATCGACGAAGAACTGAGCACACCGCTTCATCTCGCCTGCATGGAGGGGAGCgagatgatcatgaagatgctgtTTGAAGCTGGCGAGAAGATGGATGGATGGGTCACGGTCTCGCAGATGGTGACGGATCAGGATATGGACCAGAGTACACCGCTGCATAAGGCGGTGGAAGGCGGACATCATGCTGTCGCAAAGGAATGTATTGAAAGAG GTGCCGACGTAAACACTTGTCGTGGTGGTTGGAACACGTGCCTCCATCTTGCCGCGGTCACAGGAGATCAGGACATTGTTAAGCTACTCCTTGACAACAACGCCAGGATTGATTCCCTGAATGACCAGCAGGAGACCGCTCTCCACCGAGCTGCTGCCTTTGACCAAACCGATGTATGTGAGGTTCTTCTTGAAAG GGGAGCGCTGGTTGAAAAGAAGAACAAAGACAACTTCACACCCCTCCTGGTCGCTGCCAATAAGGGACATGAGAGGACGGTGAAATGTCTGATGCGGCGCCGGGCCGATGTGTTTGCCATGGACAAAAATGAGAAGACTGCCATCTATTGGGCAGCAGCAGAGGATAAGTTGGCGGCATTAAAG ATGCTGCTTAGTCATCCCACAGTTATACTGGCAAACTTGATAGATATCGGCGATCGTTATGGTAACACTCCTCTCCATGTTGCTGCAGAGAAGGGCTATGTCAGGATTGTAAAG TGCCTGTTGGAACATAAAGCTGGGAAGGGTCTGAAGAATGAAGATGAACAGACGCCGATTCATCTGGCGAGCAAGTTTGGGAGAACAAA CGTCATCCGAGAATTGATCAGCGCCAACAAGTTACTTGTAAATGATGAGGACGAAGATTCGAACACGCCGCTCCATATGGCCGCCCAGTACGGGCAGGTGAAGGCCGTCAAGGTCCTCATTCTAAACGGCGCAAATATCCAAGCACGGAACTGCAGTATGTGGACGCCGCTCGATTGCGCTGCAGCAGGCGGGTGGTACGAGACGATGAAAGTTCTGTTGAAGAATGATTGTCCTGTTGACCCACTAGATAAATCCAAG ACTACTCCGCTTCATCTAGCGTCAGAAAAAGGTCATGAACCCTGCGTTGAACTCCTCCTCGAATGGAATGCAAATGTCGGACTGAGGGACAGTGACGGCATGAACTGCCTTGATCTAGCCATCGATAACAACAACAA GAATGTGGCATTGGCGATTATCAACTCACAGAATTGGGTGGACGCCATGCGAAATGAGACACTGGATCCGGTGACCAACTTCAGGGACACGCCAATGAGAAAACTCATCAGGAAGATGCCAG AAGTAGCAGAACAGGTGTTTAATCGTTGCTGCACCCCCAACCACAGAAACCCCGAGAATCCGAAGTACCAGGTGATATTTGACTATGAGTTCCTTGACGACATGTACTCCTGCTGGAAAGAGATTCCTGATGCAGCATCTGAGGCGGATTCAGTCGACG AAGGTGCCTACAATGAAGACTACCAGCTGAAGCCAGACTCAACCCCCTACACGCAGGACACCACCACCATGAAGACAAACCATCCACTCAAGATCATG GTAACATCGAAACGTAAAGACCTCCTTGCCCACCCGCTGGTGACCGCATTGCTCCGCCACAAGTGGAACAGCTATGGACGCTACTTCTACTACATCAACCTTTGTTTCTATCTCATCTTCTTGACCTTCCTCACCATGTACATCGTCCTAATGGTGGAAATTGCTCCTTACAAATTTGC GAACAACCCAGATATTGACAAATACAATGGTACGCAGTGTGAGAGAGTTCAGCAGTACAGAGCAGCCGAAGGAAACCCATTAAAACCAATGGCGTATGCTGAAGTatgcaaatatttcatcattatCTTCACAGTATTACAGATTTTACGAGAG CTGTTTCAGTTCTTCCAAGCTCGTCTTAACTACCTTGGGTGGGAGAACACCATTGAGTGGCTCACCCACATGACTGCTCTTCTCCTTGTCATCGACTTTGAGGGATGTCAACGAGAAACGGGGCTGAGATTA GCTTGGCAGTGGCAGCTGGGAGCAATAGCGGTCTTCTGGGCCTGGATCGACTTGGTCCTTTTCATCAGGAAGGTGCCCACATTTGGTATCTACGTAGTGATGTTCACCGACGTGCTCAGGACGTTCACGCGATTCTTCCCCGTTTTTTTCCTCTTCATAGTGGCCTTTGCTCTCAGCTTCTACACTCTACTGGCAAACCAG GTACCTTTCCGCGGCTTCATCCCTTCGCTTATCAAGACAAGCGTGATGATGACAGGGGATGTTGCGTACGACAACATCTTTAACGACATGCACGCAAGCCCGGTGATCGACCCGAGCATCCAGACGTGGTACGAGGTGGCCACAACAATCCAGTTTGTGATATTCCTGTTTGTGATGGTCATTCTAATAATGAATTTGCTG GTTGGTTTGGCTGTGGATGATATCAAAGGTGTACAAGAGCAAGCTGTGTTACAAAGACTAGCTATGCAG GTTGAGCTAGCCCTCGATGTCGAGTGTTTTGTCCCGATGTTCATCAGCCGAAAGTTCGTGGTGAAGAGTCAGAAATTCAAGCCAAACAGACAACGGAACTGGATCCAGAAAATCTTCCGTATCGACAAATCGTTGTCAGCACGAAGGATCGCAGAGCAGCTTTATCAGGACACG GAATCAACTGAGCAGGATAAGTTGTCTACACAAGTTGAGAACGTGGAGAATCGTGTCAAACATATCGAGTACATGTTGAAGACCTTGATTAAACAGAGCAATATCCAGTTTGAGGCAGTCGATGAAGAGGCAGAGGAGAGATTCTCTTGGTAG
- the LOC135500450 gene encoding transient receptor potential cation channel subfamily A member 1 homolog isoform X1: MSEIAGMDESPVGKYRPTVTDALVTAPVEMATLVPAPGLIQGESLEKLNITLHQCARDGNPDIMRLLLDQMSQRQLKKKINKRDEDFQSPLHYAARYNHFGIVKLLVERGAVVNIEDEEKATPLHYAARYRRQKVPHVSDSLHDVNLIEGSLPGSRYGSLRHLAHQGSRRSSKQTLEGDSPGTPKKDTPDGETSGCTSPRENLNSLPSSPSKQIQSIIRYLVKKAADVNHKDEYGLTPLHFAAMKGNEIAASELLGINNIDIEATDKQDMTALHLAATHNQPAVARLLIDMGAQLRCIDEELSTPLHLACMEGSEMIMKMLFEAGEKMDGWVTVSQMVTDQDMDQSTPLHKAVEGGHHAVAKECIERGADVNTCRGGWNTCLHLAAVTGDQDIVKLLLDNNARIDSLNDQQETALHRAAAFDQTDVCEVLLERGALVEKKNKDNFTPLLVAANKGHERTVKCLMRRRADVFAMDKNEKTAIYWAAAEDKLAALKMLLSHPTVILANLIDIGDRYGNTPLHVAAEKGYVRIVKCLLEHKAGKGLKNEDEQTPIHLASKFGRTNVIRELISANKLLVNDEDEDSNTPLHMAAQYGQVKAVKVLILNGANIQARNCSMWTPLDCAAAGGWYETMKVLLKNDCPVDPLDKSKTTPLHLASEKGHEPCVELLLEWNANVGLRDSDGMNCLDLAIDNNNKNVALAIINSQNWVDAMRNETLDPVTNFRDTPMRKLIRKMPEVAEQVFNRCCTPNHRNPENPKYQVIFDYEFLDDMYSCWKEIPDAASEADSVDEGAYNEDYQLKPDSTPYTQDTTTMKTNHPLKIMVTSKRKDLLAHPLVTALLRHKWNSYGRYFYYINLCFYLIFLTFLTMYIVLMVEIAPYKFANNPDIDKYNGTQCERVQQYRAAEGNPLKPMAYAEVCKYFIIIFTVLQILRELFQFFQARLNYLGWENTIEWLTHMTALLLVIDFEGCQRETGLRLAWQWQLGAIAVFWAWIDLVLFIRKVPTFGIYVVMFTDVLRTFTRFFPVFFLFIVAFALSFYTLLANQVPFRGFIPSLIKTSVMMTGDVAYDNIFNDMHASPVIDPSIQTWYEVATTIQFVIFLFVMVILIMNLLVGLAVDDIKGVQEQAVLQRLAMQVELALDVECFVPMFISRKFVVKSQKFKPNRQRNWIQKIFRIDKSLSARRIAEQLYQDTESTEQDKLSTQVENVENRVKHIEYMLKTLIKQSNIQFEAVDEEAEERFSW; encoded by the exons ATGAGTGAGATAGCAGGCATGGACGAATCTCCCGTAGGAAAGTATCGTCCGACGGTGACGGATGCACTGGTTACCGCTCCCGTTGAGATGGCAACGCTGGTGCCTGCGCCTGGCCTCATCCAGGGTGAGAGTCTGGAGAAACTCAATATAACTCTTCACCAG TGTGCCAGAGATGGTAACCCTGATATCATGCGTCTACTCTTGGACCAAATGTCCCAGCGGCAACTCAAGAAGAAGATAAACAAACGAGATGAGGACTTTCAGAGCCCCCTTCATTACGCTGCGCGGTACAATCACTTTGGGATTGTCAAGTTACTTGTGGAGAGAGGCGCAG TTGTGAATATCGAGGACGAAGAAAAGGCCACCCCACTGCATTATGCCGCCCGCTACAGAAGACAAAAGGTTCCACATGTCAGTGACTCCCTGCACGACGTCAACCTCATTGAG GGGTCTTTACCAGGTTCACGATAT GGGTCTCTGCGGCATCTTGCACATCAA GGGTCTCGGAGAAGTTCGAAACAGACT CTCGAAGGCGATAGTCCTGGGACCCCCAAGAAGGACACTCCGGATGGTGAGACAAGTGGCTGTACCTCACCGCGGGAGAATCTTAACAGCTTGCCAAGTTCGCCATCAAAACAGATCCAGAGTATCATCCGGTACCTCGTCAAGAAAGCCGCAGATGTCAATCACAAAGATGAGTATGGATTGACGCCGCTACATTTTGCAGCCATGAAGGGGAACGAGATCGCAGCCTCTGAGCTTCTGGGGATAAATAACATAGATATTGAG GCGACGGACAAACAAGACATGACTGCACTCCACTTGGCTGCCACCCACAACCAGCCTGCCGTCGCCAGACTCCTCATCGACATGGGAGCGCAGTTGAGATGCATCGACGAAGAACTGAGCACACCGCTTCATCTCGCCTGCATGGAGGGGAGCgagatgatcatgaagatgctgtTTGAAGCTGGCGAGAAGATGGATGGATGGGTCACGGTCTCGCAGATGGTGACGGATCAGGATATGGACCAGAGTACACCGCTGCATAAGGCGGTGGAAGGCGGACATCATGCTGTCGCAAAGGAATGTATTGAAAGAG GTGCCGACGTAAACACTTGTCGTGGTGGTTGGAACACGTGCCTCCATCTTGCCGCGGTCACAGGAGATCAGGACATTGTTAAGCTACTCCTTGACAACAACGCCAGGATTGATTCCCTGAATGACCAGCAGGAGACCGCTCTCCACCGAGCTGCTGCCTTTGACCAAACCGATGTATGTGAGGTTCTTCTTGAAAG GGGAGCGCTGGTTGAAAAGAAGAACAAAGACAACTTCACACCCCTCCTGGTCGCTGCCAATAAGGGACATGAGAGGACGGTGAAATGTCTGATGCGGCGCCGGGCCGATGTGTTTGCCATGGACAAAAATGAGAAGACTGCCATCTATTGGGCAGCAGCAGAGGATAAGTTGGCGGCATTAAAG ATGCTGCTTAGTCATCCCACAGTTATACTGGCAAACTTGATAGATATCGGCGATCGTTATGGTAACACTCCTCTCCATGTTGCTGCAGAGAAGGGCTATGTCAGGATTGTAAAG TGCCTGTTGGAACATAAAGCTGGGAAGGGTCTGAAGAATGAAGATGAACAGACGCCGATTCATCTGGCGAGCAAGTTTGGGAGAACAAA CGTCATCCGAGAATTGATCAGCGCCAACAAGTTACTTGTAAATGATGAGGACGAAGATTCGAACACGCCGCTCCATATGGCCGCCCAGTACGGGCAGGTGAAGGCCGTCAAGGTCCTCATTCTAAACGGCGCAAATATCCAAGCACGGAACTGCAGTATGTGGACGCCGCTCGATTGCGCTGCAGCAGGCGGGTGGTACGAGACGATGAAAGTTCTGTTGAAGAATGATTGTCCTGTTGACCCACTAGATAAATCCAAG ACTACTCCGCTTCATCTAGCGTCAGAAAAAGGTCATGAACCCTGCGTTGAACTCCTCCTCGAATGGAATGCAAATGTCGGACTGAGGGACAGTGACGGCATGAACTGCCTTGATCTAGCCATCGATAACAACAACAA GAATGTGGCATTGGCGATTATCAACTCACAGAATTGGGTGGACGCCATGCGAAATGAGACACTGGATCCGGTGACCAACTTCAGGGACACGCCAATGAGAAAACTCATCAGGAAGATGCCAG AAGTAGCAGAACAGGTGTTTAATCGTTGCTGCACCCCCAACCACAGAAACCCCGAGAATCCGAAGTACCAGGTGATATTTGACTATGAGTTCCTTGACGACATGTACTCCTGCTGGAAAGAGATTCCTGATGCAGCATCTGAGGCGGATTCAGTCGACG AAGGTGCCTACAATGAAGACTACCAGCTGAAGCCAGACTCAACCCCCTACACGCAGGACACCACCACCATGAAGACAAACCATCCACTCAAGATCATG GTAACATCGAAACGTAAAGACCTCCTTGCCCACCCGCTGGTGACCGCATTGCTCCGCCACAAGTGGAACAGCTATGGACGCTACTTCTACTACATCAACCTTTGTTTCTATCTCATCTTCTTGACCTTCCTCACCATGTACATCGTCCTAATGGTGGAAATTGCTCCTTACAAATTTGC GAACAACCCAGATATTGACAAATACAATGGTACGCAGTGTGAGAGAGTTCAGCAGTACAGAGCAGCCGAAGGAAACCCATTAAAACCAATGGCGTATGCTGAAGTatgcaaatatttcatcattatCTTCACAGTATTACAGATTTTACGAGAG CTGTTTCAGTTCTTCCAAGCTCGTCTTAACTACCTTGGGTGGGAGAACACCATTGAGTGGCTCACCCACATGACTGCTCTTCTCCTTGTCATCGACTTTGAGGGATGTCAACGAGAAACGGGGCTGAGATTA GCTTGGCAGTGGCAGCTGGGAGCAATAGCGGTCTTCTGGGCCTGGATCGACTTGGTCCTTTTCATCAGGAAGGTGCCCACATTTGGTATCTACGTAGTGATGTTCACCGACGTGCTCAGGACGTTCACGCGATTCTTCCCCGTTTTTTTCCTCTTCATAGTGGCCTTTGCTCTCAGCTTCTACACTCTACTGGCAAACCAG GTACCTTTCCGCGGCTTCATCCCTTCGCTTATCAAGACAAGCGTGATGATGACAGGGGATGTTGCGTACGACAACATCTTTAACGACATGCACGCAAGCCCGGTGATCGACCCGAGCATCCAGACGTGGTACGAGGTGGCCACAACAATCCAGTTTGTGATATTCCTGTTTGTGATGGTCATTCTAATAATGAATTTGCTG GTTGGTTTGGCTGTGGATGATATCAAAGGTGTACAAGAGCAAGCTGTGTTACAAAGACTAGCTATGCAG GTTGAGCTAGCCCTCGATGTCGAGTGTTTTGTCCCGATGTTCATCAGCCGAAAGTTCGTGGTGAAGAGTCAGAAATTCAAGCCAAACAGACAACGGAACTGGATCCAGAAAATCTTCCGTATCGACAAATCGTTGTCAGCACGAAGGATCGCAGAGCAGCTTTATCAGGACACG GAATCAACTGAGCAGGATAAGTTGTCTACACAAGTTGAGAACGTGGAGAATCGTGTCAAACATATCGAGTACATGTTGAAGACCTTGATTAAACAGAGCAATATCCAGTTTGAGGCAGTCGATGAAGAGGCAGAGGAGAGATTCTCTTGGTAG